A part of Phoenix dactylifera cultivar Barhee BC4 chromosome 2, palm_55x_up_171113_PBpolish2nd_filt_p, whole genome shotgun sequence genomic DNA contains:
- the LOC103722997 gene encoding cyclin-H1-1 isoform X1, whose product MADFQTSTHRAKWISTPQELLEKHQAANQRAIKMLEQYGITRLEVDVDGSLSYPEPVLDQKDNAERSVPKPLNCDEEQLMQVFYEQKIQEVCAAFKFPHKIQATAIIYFKRFYLQWSVMEHHPKHIMLTCIYASCKVEENHVSAEELGKGIQQDHQMILNNEMIVYQSLGFDLIVYAPYRSVEGFVEDMEEFCQVRNEEQEKFQDLRGTAKLEVDKIMLTDAPLLYAPGQLALAALRRSNEVHRVLDFERYLESIFSRQRSSHSISQLIESMKTIDFMLGKLKIPSTKDMRHIDRKLKSCWDPSSQDESKKREKKSKHKSKRTASEMQGAPAEVRKFQGAS is encoded by the exons ATGGCAGATTTCCAGACTTCTACTCATCGCGCGAAATGGATTTCTACCCCGCAGGAACTG TTGGAGAAGCATCAGGCTGCAAATCAAAGAGCTATAAAAATGCTTGAACAG TATGGGATCACACGTTTGGAAGTTGATGTTGATGGGTCACTGTCATACCCAGAACCTGTACTTGACCAAAAGGATAATG CTGAGCGATCTGTTCCTAAGCCTCTTAATTGTGATGAGGAGCAGCTTATGCAGGTATTTTATGAACAAAAGATTCAAGAAGTCTGTGCAGCATTTAAATTTCCTCATAAAATTCAG GCAACAGCAATAATATACTTCAAAAGGTTTTATTTGCAGTGGTCGGTGATGGAGCATCACCCGAAACACATAAT GCTAACTTGCATATATGCCTCCTGCAAAGTAGAAGAAAATCATGTATCTGCTGAGGAACTTGGTAAGGGAATTCAACAAGACCATCAGATGATTCTCAATAATGAGATGATTGTTTATCAG AGTTTGGGGTTTGATCTAATTGTTTATGCTCCATATCGATCCGTTGAAGGCTTTGTCGAGGACATGGAG GAGTTCTGCCAAGTAAGGAATGAAGAGCAAGAAAAATTCCAG GATTTGCGGGGAACTGCTAAGTTAGAGGTAGACAAGATAATGCTGACTGATGCACCTCTTCTCTATGCTCCTGGGCAG TTAGCTTTGGCTGCTTTGCGCAGGTCAAATGAGGTACACAGAGTTCTCGATTTtgaaag ATACTTGGAAAGCATATTTTCTAGGCAACGTTCTAGCCACTCTATATCACAGCTTATTGAATCGATGAAGACCATTGATTTTATG CTTGGGAAGCTCAAAATCCCTTCCACAAAGGACATGAGACATATTGATCGGAAGCTGAAGAGTTGTTGGGATCCAAGCTCACAAGACGA AAGCAAGAAGCGTGAGAAGAAATCAAAGCACAAATCGAAAAGAACAGCAAGTGAAATGCAAGGAGCACCAGCAGAAGT aagaaaatttcaaggggcAAGCTGA
- the LOC103722997 gene encoding cyclin-H1-1 isoform X2, giving the protein MADFQTSTHRAKWISTPQELLEKHQAANQRAIKMLEQYGITRLEVDVDGSLSYPEPVLDQKDNAERSVPKPLNCDEEQLMQATAIIYFKRFYLQWSVMEHHPKHIMLTCIYASCKVEENHVSAEELGKGIQQDHQMILNNEMIVYQSLGFDLIVYAPYRSVEGFVEDMEEFCQVRNEEQEKFQDLRGTAKLEVDKIMLTDAPLLYAPGQLALAALRRSNEVHRVLDFERYLESIFSRQRSSHSISQLIESMKTIDFMLGKLKIPSTKDMRHIDRKLKSCWDPSSQDESKKREKKSKHKSKRTASEMQGAPAEVRKFQGAS; this is encoded by the exons ATGGCAGATTTCCAGACTTCTACTCATCGCGCGAAATGGATTTCTACCCCGCAGGAACTG TTGGAGAAGCATCAGGCTGCAAATCAAAGAGCTATAAAAATGCTTGAACAG TATGGGATCACACGTTTGGAAGTTGATGTTGATGGGTCACTGTCATACCCAGAACCTGTACTTGACCAAAAGGATAATG CTGAGCGATCTGTTCCTAAGCCTCTTAATTGTGATGAGGAGCAGCTTATGCAG GCAACAGCAATAATATACTTCAAAAGGTTTTATTTGCAGTGGTCGGTGATGGAGCATCACCCGAAACACATAAT GCTAACTTGCATATATGCCTCCTGCAAAGTAGAAGAAAATCATGTATCTGCTGAGGAACTTGGTAAGGGAATTCAACAAGACCATCAGATGATTCTCAATAATGAGATGATTGTTTATCAG AGTTTGGGGTTTGATCTAATTGTTTATGCTCCATATCGATCCGTTGAAGGCTTTGTCGAGGACATGGAG GAGTTCTGCCAAGTAAGGAATGAAGAGCAAGAAAAATTCCAG GATTTGCGGGGAACTGCTAAGTTAGAGGTAGACAAGATAATGCTGACTGATGCACCTCTTCTCTATGCTCCTGGGCAG TTAGCTTTGGCTGCTTTGCGCAGGTCAAATGAGGTACACAGAGTTCTCGATTTtgaaag ATACTTGGAAAGCATATTTTCTAGGCAACGTTCTAGCCACTCTATATCACAGCTTATTGAATCGATGAAGACCATTGATTTTATG CTTGGGAAGCTCAAAATCCCTTCCACAAAGGACATGAGACATATTGATCGGAAGCTGAAGAGTTGTTGGGATCCAAGCTCACAAGACGA AAGCAAGAAGCGTGAGAAGAAATCAAAGCACAAATCGAAAAGAACAGCAAGTGAAATGCAAGGAGCACCAGCAGAAGT aagaaaatttcaaggggcAAGCTGA
- the LOC103722996 gene encoding uncharacterized protein LOC103722996, producing MASSVAPAGAGAALLLAVLSLLSASATARPGVHFHPCNTLLISYTISSSSGDSVSGEPAKPRPTNFFTVYRIIRPFRTVYTASYSGDLFIRPAQIRRPELPRRAAVVPSESAAISFGVSSLQERAKDILVVVVSLLFGVGCGALTAATMYLVWSLVTNRYEICGTDGYPDEEDEIDDNPKKAGYVNIPAAEPAPSKEGYEGN from the coding sequence ATGGCCTCCTCCGTGGCCCccgccggcgccggcgccgcCCTTCTCCTCGCTGTTCTCTCCCTGCTCTCCGCCTCCGCCACCGCGAGGCCCGGCGTCCACTTCCACCCCTGCAACACCCTCTTGATCTCCTacaccatctcctcctcctccggcgaCTCCGTCTCTGGCGAACCCGCCAAGCCCCGCCCCACCAACTTCTTCACCGTCTACCGCATCATCAGACCCTTCCGCACCGTCTACACGGCCTCCTACTCCGGCGATCTCTTTATCCGCCCGGCCCAGATCCGCCGTCCTGAGCTCCCTCGCCGGGCCGCCGTCGTGCCCTCCGAGTCCGCCGCCATCTCGTTTGGGGTCAGCTCCCTCCAGGAGCGCGCCAAGGACATCCTCGTCGTCGTTGTCAGTCTCCTCTTCGGAGTCGGCTGCGGTGCTCTGACCGCCGCCACCATGTACCTCGTCTGGTCCCTCGTCACCAATCGCTACGAGATCTGTGGCACCGATGGGTACCCCGATGAGGAGGACGAGATCGATGATAATCCCAAGAAGGCCGGTTATGTCAACATCCCCGCTGCCGAGCCGGCCCCGTCTAAAGAAGGGTATGAGGGGAACTAG